One Aegilops tauschii subsp. strangulata cultivar AL8/78 chromosome 7, Aet v6.0, whole genome shotgun sequence genomic window carries:
- the LOC109785829 gene encoding uncharacterized protein, translating into MVTVHGFANGTNDGTANRKIKRLFNSSERKNPTNFQFERHVARLESRQQQQPRRCIFTTILPIEFFHTSSEPTSPEDSLGPSSSSPSIIFLHFSVADEPLRKYSSNQRLLAERSTSSNSMSNSGFSDNTSTKTRVDARHTTRRKSKKKNKKQKKHFKKPADGSEITCAESNGSTPSVDMVDSCEGSTLSPKHVGDILFEETFSPSSSVKEASEKAPDSENDNEYNGCSVASVSSASYSDETELSRPTTSGLELFGQCNSSDCRCLDDTPNCDLMDSSQELHYASRSGNCSDMTKALFRNDCVHDPCETAEFCSSSDGVDDSWLENSNCSSSFCSENGSRGSDFHLVISRKRARKERKMSMWKSFNGEHASAVTHGPNEKYTGRSSRQMIKELNTKEWSHRPDHVGSIQPQHGVALKRSIKNFIHRRSNEVPLQFFESGASHNHFTSPKENINSKSNGDFDKEQNIDLNKRLPNAVYCSESSSCEMLSNSASEPTTSESAQDNCTSESGESTDHIVGDFPMQKTGLQGSFQANDVTGSGPPSPDPKSTQTDLVIGCGVTPFVEGNHRLGKFCSSEMHLIEMIKVVNDAYEVQVAADAYMSAGYPITDLETFIYSATPVIGHVPCVKNRNCSQDQVVRNSAYQQYMSNINLRNIWEWYEEPGCYGLEVRDLNDLSSLTSHHKSSEFCAYFVPYLSAIQLFGWSTKNMDNGFDVQEGHLLGASNTTSVLSSQPVPAKLHKPFEQSNTSFSESSSSAHAHGELIFEYFETEQPSFRPPLFEKIKELSCLNVSGDSEKLQNVKLRELHPASWYCVAWYPVYRVPHGNFRASFLTYHSLGKLVPQICSPDSSGGQDTRIVCPAVGLQSYNDKGEQWFELRCRDSSKPSCAEVVEERLRTLKRGAFAMARAVIPRGSEESSANHHPDYEFFLSRST; encoded by the exons ATGGTAACTGTACATGGATTTGCCAATGGTACTAATGATGGCACTGCCAACAGGAAGATTAAGCGCCTTTTTAACTCATCAGAGAGGAAGAACCCCACCAATTTCCAATTT GAGCGTCATGTAGCTCGTCTTGAATCTAGACAGCAGCAGCAACCCAG GCGGTGTATCTTCACGACGATCTTACCGATTGAGTTCTTCCACACCTCATCTGAACCTACATCTCCAGAAGATAGCCTTGGCCCGTCATCCTCCTCGCCATCAATTATTTTCTTGCATTTTAGTGTGGCAGATGAACCTCTCAGAAAATATTCATCTAATCAAAGGCTGCTGGCAGAGCGATCCACATCATCCAATAGTATGTCCAATTCAGGTTTCTCAGACAATACCTCTACCAAGACAAGGGTGGATGCAAGGCATACTACAAGAAGGAAGagcaaaaagaaaaacaagaagCAGAAGAAACACTTCAAAAAGCCAGCTGATGGATCTGAAATTACATGCGCAGAGAGCAACGGCTCTACCCCTTCAGTCGATATGGTTGATTCTTGTGAAGGTTCGACACTTTCACCTAAGCATGTTGGTGATATACTGTTTGAGGAAACCTTTTCTCCTAGTTCTTCGGTGAAAGAAGCCTCTGAAAAGGCTCCTGACAGTGAAAATGATAATGAGTACAATGGCTGTTCAGTTGCTTCTGTTTCAAGTGCGTCTTACTCTGATGAGACAGAACTGTCTAGACCAACTACATCAGGCCTGGAATTGTTTGGACAATGTAACAGCAGTGACTGCAGATGCTTGGATGATACTCCAAATTGTGACCTGATGGATTCATCTCAAGAGCTTCATTATGCTAGCAGGAGTGGGAACTGTAGTGATATGACCAAGGCACTGTTCAGAAATGATTGTGTACATGATCCATGTGAAACAGCAGAATTTTGCAGCTCTAGTGATGGAGTTGATGATAGTTGGCTAGAGAATTCCAACTGCAGTAGTAGCTTTTGTTCTGAAAATGGCAGCAGAGGCAGTGATTTTCATCTAGTAATTTCGAGAAAGAGAGCCAGAAAAGAGAGGAAAATGTCAATGTGGAAGAGCTTTAATGGGGAGCATGCATCTGCTGTTACGCATGGCCCAAATGAAAAATATACTGGCCGCTCTTCTAGGCAGATGATTAAGGAACTCAACACTAAGGAGTGGTCACATAGACCAGATCATGTTGGTAGCATACAGCCTCAGCATGGGGTTGCGTTGAAACGCTCCATCAAGAATTTCATCCATAGGAGGAGTAACGAAGTTCCACTTCAGTTCTTTGAATCAGGAGCAAGTCACAATCATTTTACAAGTCCAAAAGAAAACATCAATAGCAAATCAAATGGTGATTTTGACAAAGAGCAGAACATTGATTTAAACAAAAGGCTACCCAATGCTGTGTACTGCAGTGAGTCAAGTTCTTGTGAGATGTTATCAAATTCAGCTTCTGAACCTACAACTTCCGAGTCTGCGCAGGACAACTGTACTTCAGAATCTGGTGAATCAACAGATCATATTGTAGGAGATTTTCCCATGCAGAAAACAGGATTACAAGGTTCATTCCAAGCCAATGATGTGACAGGTTCTGGACCACCATCACCTG ATCCTAAGTCCACTCAGACTGACTTAGTGATTGGATGCGGTGTAACTCCTTTTGTTGAAGGGAATCACAGATTAGGAAAGTTTTGCAGTTCTGAAATGCATCTAATTGAGATGATCAAGGTTGTTAATGATGCCTATGAGGTGCAAGTTGCTGCAGATGCCTACATGTCTGCTGGTTATCCGATTACTGATCTCGAGACATTTATATACTCTGCAACTCCAGTCATTGGTCATGTTCCTTGtgtgaaaaacagaaactgttCACAGGATCAAGTTGTCAGGAACTCAGCTTATCAGCAGTACATGTCTAATATTAACCTAAGGAATATATGGGAATGGTATGAAGAGCCAGGGTGCTATGGGTTGGAAGTAAGAGATCTCAATGATCTCAGTTCCTTGACATCACACCACAAGAGTTCAGAGTTCTGTGCATATTTTGTACCTTACCTGTCTGCTATTCAGTTGTTTGGGTGGTCTACGAAGAATATGGATAATGGTTTTGATGTACAAGAGGGACATTTGTTGGGGGCATCGAATACCACAAGCGTTTTGAGTTCTCAACCTGTGCCTGCGAAACTGCATAAACCATTTGAGCAAAGTAACACATCCTTTTCAGAATCATCTTCTTCTGCGCATGCTCATGGAGAACTCATTTTTGAATACTTCGAAACAGAGCAGCCTTCTTTTCGACCTCCGTTGTTTGAAAA AATCAAGGAGCTTAGCTGCCTAAATGTATCTGGTGACTCTGAAAAGCTACAAAATGTGAAATTACGTGAGCTGCATCCGGCTTCTTG GTACTGTGTTGCTTGGTATCCTGTTTATCGCGTACCTCATGGGAACTTCCGTGCATCATTCTTGACATACCATTCACTGGGTAAACTGGTTCCACAAATATGCTCCCCAGATTCTAGTGGTGGTCAGGACACCCGAATAGTTTGCCCGGCTGTTGGTCTGCAGAGTTACAATGACAAG GGTGAGCAATGGTTTGAGCTGAGATGTCGAGATTCCTCGAAGCCCAGTTGCGCTGAAGTTGTGGAGGAGAGGCTGAGGACACTGAAGCGAGGTGCATTCGCGATGGCAAGGGCTGTCATTCCTAGGGGATCCGAGGAGTCGTCTGCGAACCACCATCCAGATTATGAGTTTTTCCTGTCCCGGTCTACCTAG